AGTACGCGGTCCTTTTCACTCCCCGAATTGCGCCTCGGGAGTACGCGGTCCTTTTCGGTCGCTTCGCTTCCTCAAGAGGACTGATTTTATCTGGAGATGAGCTAAAACAAAGAGGACTAATTTGTGAGTTGCAGAATTATCTAAGCTCAAGAGAACTGACAGTATTGAATCACAAACTCAACCTGTGTATATAAACTATTGCTGGTTCTTTTATAGGCTTACCTGAGAGAAATTTCCAGATAAAAGAAGCTACAAAAGGAAGGTAAAACCAGCAAGTCAAAATTATCTGAAGCTCCTGCGAAAAGGTTTATACGGAAAATTAGAGTACTTTTTATTTTCTTTTTATCTTTTTTATTCCTCTGACTGGACATCAGAAGGTGTGGTGTGAGCACTAATTACATTTAACTGAAAAAGAACCAATTAGATTTAACTGAAAAAGGCGTTTGGGTCAAAAAAAGTGTTTTTTCGGTCAGGAAGCTGTTCTGTGGTTTTCTTTCATTTTTGACCTTATATGGTTGCCTGCAAACAGGAGAATTATTCCTATACCTATTATTTCCGGAATAAACACACCTGAATAAGCCGGGTCGTATGAGCGATTAAGGATTCCAATTAAGTATTCAATAAAACCTCCGGAAAACGTGTCTCTTGGAAATTCCCATCCGAGAAACGGCCAGAGAAAAGCTCTGGGAGAGTTCCACATCTGATCCTCAAGTACATGACAGAATGAAGCGCCTGCAATGATCAGGGGGGCAGTCCAGCCTTTATGGTAAAAGATGCAGTATGCCCCCAGCCCCAGCAGGATCGCAAAAATAAGGGTATGGGCAAATATTCTCCCGCTTCCTATGGTCTCAGCAAGGACTATCCTGCCAAGGGGTTTGTCAATAAAGTCCGGAAGGAGTGCTCCAAAAGCTATCCATTTAAAGTCTACGGGAATATTCTTTTTCGGAAATAGACGGCTCAGCAAATAGAAGATTCCCAGGGTTATACCTATATGACCGAAAATAAACATCAGATTAAAAAAGTATATACCATATAATTATTTTTTGGCTGGCCTGCCTTAAAGACATGCCAGCACAGTTTTTAAATATTTTTTATTACTGCAGATTCACACTATTTTTCAGGCCTGGCACTCAGCCACCAGCTTTTCCACGAGTTCCTGCCTTATTGAAGTGCTCCGGTCTCCACCGCAGACCATTCCTCTAACACCAATTATATCCGGGCCTATCCTTTCAAGCAAAGGAATGTCCTCGAATTTCAGAGAGCCTGCAATTGCATTCTCAAGCCCGTAGCTGTGAGCAAGATCTGTAAACTCTTTCAGTTCTTTTTCATCCATGAATTCAAAGGTAGATTTTCCGTCTTTAACGCCTGTATCCACCATAACCACATCTACTCCGGCTTCTGCGGCAACTGCAGGAAGTAAAAGA
This window of the Methanosarcina mazei S-6 genome carries:
- a CDS encoding metal-dependent hydrolase produces the protein MFIFGHIGITLGIFYLLSRLFPKKNIPVDFKWIAFGALLPDFIDKPLGRIVLAETIGSGRIFAHTLIFAILLGLGAYCIFYHKGWTAPLIIAGASFCHVLEDQMWNSPRAFLWPFLGWEFPRDTFSGGFIEYLIGILNRSYDPAYSGVFIPEIIGIGIILLFAGNHIRSKMKENHRTAS